The Streptomyces halobius genomic interval GCTCGGCGCACGCCCGGAGTCCAGCAGCAGATCGACGGTCTCGTCGGCGGCGTCGACGGCGCCCTCGGCGGGTGCCGGGATCAGCTGGAGCTGGGCTCCCGCGGCGGTGCCGGAGTCACCGGCGGTGGGCTGCGGGGAGCCGGTGCGCTGCGCCGACGCAGCGGCGACGGGCCCACGCGGCGGGGCAGCGGGTCCGGGCTTGCCCGGACGGGCACTGGACGCGGGAGCGCCACGCGGAGGCGCGGGGCGGGGTCCGGGACCAGGAACGGGACGGGGGGTCGACGCGGTGCGGCCGGCGGCCGGAGTAGCGCGGGGACCCGGGACACTCTCGTGAATCTGAGGCTCCTCGGGGATGAGAGGCATAAAGGGATGTCTATCAAACGTAGGTGCGGGACGCGTCATCGGGTACCGAATTCACGTCCGCACCGCTCAGAAGTCGAAGCCGAGTTGGCCACCGGCCTCCAGAGCGGCTGCTTCGGGGGTGACGCGCACCTTCTTCAGGTGCCGCCACCGGGGCAGGGTGTCCATGTAGGACCACGACACTCGGTGATGCGGCGTAGGACCGTACTCCTCCAGGGCGATGCGATGGGTCGGCGAGGGATAGCCGGCATTGGTCGCGAATTCGAAGTCGGCGTATTCCAGACCCAGTTCGTTCATCAGCGCGTCACGTCGCACTTTGGCGATCACGGACGCGGCGGCGACCGCGACGCAGGACTGGTCGCCCTTGATGACCGTGCGGACCCGCCACGGCGCGCCCAGGTAGTCGTGCTTGCCGTCGAGGATGACCGCGTCCGGCCGGACCGGCAGCCCCTCCAGGGCGCGCACGGCGGCGAGCCGCAGCGCCGCGGTCATGCCCAGGTCGTCGATCTCCTCCGAGGAGGAGTGCCCCAGGCTGTAGGAGGTGACCCACTCGCCGAGCACCTCGCACAATTCGGTGCGGCGTTTGACTGTCAGCAGCTTGGAATCGGTGAGTCCGGCGGGCGGGCGGCGCAGGCCGGTGACGGCTGCGCAGACACTGACCGGACCGGCCCAGGCTCCGCGCCCGACCTCGTCGACACCTGCGACGATCTTGGCGCCCGTAGTGGCGCGCAGTGATCGCTCGACGGTGTGGGTAGGGGGCTCGTACGGCATGGCGCCATAAGGTTACGCCTTTTCGGTGCGGCCGTCCGCACCGGATCCGCACCGGGCTACGAAATGGCGCCCGCGACCGTGCGGACGGCATCGGCCGACGCGTCTACCGGCGGGTAGGCGGACGCGGGACCGGGCGGTGCGACGGCATGACGGGAGGTGGTGCGCCGTCGGGGCCAACGGGGAGGGAGCGGGGTGAAGTCGGCTTCCGTCGGCCCCCGTTGGGAGCGGGCGGCGCGGTCAGCCGGTGTGCGCCGGTGCCCAGGACGGGAGGGGCTCGGTGCCGTCCAGCCATGCCTGGGGCGGGGCGCCGTCGCTGCTCGACGCGATGATGCCGCCGACGATGGCGCAGGTGGTGTCCACGTCGCCGCCGGCCTGTGCGGTGGTCCAAAACGCGTTCTCGTAGTCGCCGAGATGGCGTGCCGCGGCCCAGAGGGTGAAGGGGACGGTGTCGTGGGCACTGGTGCGCCGGCCGCAGCCGAGGACGGCGGCGACGGTGCCGGAGTCGGCGTAGTCGAGCATGTCCCGGGCCCGGCGCAGCCCGGCCTGCACGGCGCTGCGCGGGATCAGCT includes:
- a CDS encoding ribonuclease HII; the encoded protein is MPYEPPTHTVERSLRATTGAKIVAGVDEVGRGAWAGPVSVCAAVTGLRRPPAGLTDSKLLTVKRRTELCEVLGEWVTSYSLGHSSSEEIDDLGMTAALRLAAVRALEGLPVRPDAVILDGKHDYLGAPWRVRTVIKGDQSCVAVAAASVIAKVRRDALMNELGLEYADFEFATNAGYPSPTHRIALEEYGPTPHHRVSWSYMDTLPRWRHLKKVRVTPEAAALEAGGQLGFDF